The Candidatus Tumulicola sp. genomic sequence GCATCGCGCGCATGTCATCATCATCGCGACCGGCGCGTCGGCGAAATGGCTCGGGCTCGCTAACGAGACGCGCTTGCGCGGGCGCGGCGTGTCGAGCTGCGCCACCTGCGACGGCGCGTTCTTCAAAGGAAAGGATATCTTCGTCGTCGGCGGCGGCGACACCGCGATCGAGGACGCGCTCTTCCTGACGCGTTTCGGCACGACGGTGACGATCGTCCACCGGCGCGCGACGCTGCGCGCGTCGAAGATCATGCAGCAGCGCGCGTTCGCCAACCCGAAGATCGCGTTCGTGTGGAATTCTGCGGTAGAAGATATCATCGGCGAGCGCACGGTCTCAAGCGTGCGCCTGCGCAACCTTGAGACCAACGAGATCGCCAGCCGTGCCTGCGGGGCCGTGTTCGTCGCGATCGGCCACGAACCGATAACGTCGCTGTTTGCGGGACAGATCGAGCTCGATCAGAAGGGCTACATCGTTTCACCCGATGGCGTGCATACGAGCGTGCCGGGCGTTTTCGTCGCAGGAGACGTTCAGGACCGGCGCTATCGCCAAGCGGTGACTGCGGCAGGACTCGGCTGCCGCGCAGCCATGGACGCCGAGAAATACCTCGAGGCGCACGAAGCGGCCCCCGTCGCAGCAAGGTAGAGCGTCCCATTAACTGGCCGCGCTGGTGGCCGATACATATTAAGGAACCATTTTGTGAGGGCGCGACCCGGCGAAACCAGAGTCGCCCTCTGTCGTCTGTGACTGCCGTTACTATTTCAGGAGCCGAATGTAAACGATGGGCCGTACCATGAGCAAGCCTGACCAAGCTGCTTCTCAAGCGATCGCGCAAGCGCGAAATGAAGTGCAAAAAGGCAACGCAGCGGGCGCTGTGCCTCTGCTTCGTCAGGTCGCAGGGCGTCACGAAGCCGCGCCTGCGCAGGTCTACGAAGCCGCGAAAATGGCGGTTAACGTCGGACTCGAGCAAGAGTCATTCGCGTGGTTCCTCAAGGCCGGCCGCCGCGGTTTGGAGGAAGGCGACGTGGATCTCGCGCGCGAGAGCTTCGAAGCCGCGGGCATGGTCGACGAGAAGAGTTATGAGCCGCTGTTCGAGCTGGGCCGCGTTGAGATCGCCGCAGGCAACAAAGCCGAAGGACTCGAGCGATTTGCCGACGTGCTTCGGAAATCGAACTACACATTCGCTCCCGCGCTGTTCGAAGCGGGCCGGGTGTATGAGGGCGATGGGCAGATCGATCAAGCTATTCTCACGTTCAAGCGCATCGTCGAACGCGACAAGACCCACGTCGGAGCGCTGACGCATCTCGGTGCGCTGTACGCCGCGAAACATATGGCCACAGAGGCCATCGCGTACTACATGCAGGGCGCCGACTCAGCGAAGAAGGTCATGGAGTACGCGGCGGCCTACCGCTGCGCTCAAGAAATCCTCTCGATCGATCCGGGCAACGCGAAGGCGCGCCAGTTGGCGCTCGAGATGGAGCGAGCCGATCCGGAAGCGAGCAAACAGCCCGCGGCGCAGCCGCTACCCGTCGCAAAGCCACAGGCAGGAACGATGGCGGGTACCGCTGCCGTGCCGGAAGAGGGCGCAGCCGACGCCGCCGACGGCACGATGCTGCCGCCCGATTTCGCCGTCATCGAGCAACAGTCCAAAGCGACGGCCGAACTCGCGCAAGTCACCTCCGCCGTCGCCCAGGCGTACAAGAAGCGCGCCACAATCGAGGATCAGCTCAAGACCGCGCAAGAGGCGCTAGAAGCTGCCAGCGCTGAACGCAAACGTGCGGAGGACGATCTCGCAAGTCTGAAACAGCAGGTGGAGATCGTCACCAAAGCGCGCGCGGCCGAAGAAAACGCGCTGACAGCCCTGGTCGGCAAACTCGCACGCACGCGATCCGGTTTGGAATCGCTGACGATCTTGCTCGAGAGCGTCGAAGAGGCGCAAACGCAGGCGGGTGCCGTCGGCCAAACCATTGGTCAGCTCCAAGCCGATGCCGAAGCCGTCAGGCAGCGCGCGGACAAAGCGAAAGCCGACGCCGCCACGGTCGAAAAAGACCTCGCCGACGCGGCCACGCGCTTCTCCGGCATGCGAACCGAAACCGAAGCGGCCGAAAAAGTGCTGCAAGAGATGCAGGCTCGCTTCGATCAAACGATGAGCGAGGCAAACCTCGCCGCAGCGGCGCTCAAGGAAGCAAAGACGCGCGCGGACGCTGCCCGCGGGCAAGTGGACGCGTCCGAGCGTCAGGTCAAAGAGGCTATCGAGCAGGGCAAATCCATCGCCGCGGACGCTTTGGTGGTCGCGGGGACCGTCGCGGAGATCGAGTCGAGCCTGGCAAGCGCGCTCGCGCTGCAAAAGAACGTCGACGCCATGTGCGCGCACCTGCGCCAGTTGGCCGCCGCACTGGTCGACCGGCGCCAAAAGACCGAAGAGGCTCTGGCGCAGATGGAAGGACTGCTCGGCGCGCGCGCAGTCGCGGCGCCCGATTCGGATATCGCGAAGTTGGAAGCGGGCCTCGCTGCGGCGATCGCAGAGGCTTCAAAAACCCAAAAGCAGCCCAAGGAGCAGCCCGCCCAGCCCGCCCAATCCGCGCACCCCAACGGAGTCCCGGAAGCCAAGCCGGCTGAAAAAGCGGCCAAGACAGAAGTTCCCGCAGCCGCCCGTCCGGCGGACGAAAAAACGCCGC encodes the following:
- the trxB gene encoding thioredoxin-disulfide reductase, producing MQARKIIIIGSGPAGLTAAIYAARANLAPLVFAGGTFGGQLMLTTDVENYPGFPEGILGPELMDKFRAQAERFGAAIHNEDVTRVDLQSAPFGVWVHDEEHRAHVIIIATGASAKWLGLANETRLRGRGVSSCATCDGAFFKGKDIFVVGGGDTAIEDALFLTRFGTTVTIVHRRATLRASKIMQQRAFANPKIAFVWNSAVEDIIGERTVSSVRLRNLETNEIASRACGAVFVAIGHEPITSLFAGQIELDQKGYIVSPDGVHTSVPGVFVAGDVQDRRYRQAVTAAGLGCRAAMDAEKYLEAHEAAPVAAR